The nucleotide window TCAAGAAGCTGAGCCGGCCCTTTCAGTCCGAGATCTTCGCCAAGCGCGCCTACCGGGAGCTGCTGCTGATGAAGCACATGCAGCATGAGAACGTAGGCGGTGGCTGCCCCGGGGAATGGGGCGGGGGCTGCCCTGGGGAGTCAGGGGCAGGCGCAGGCGGGGCCTCCGGTGTGGAGAGCTCGGGACAGTCTCCTCCCTGCTCCCCGATGGTGCCTCTCACCTCACTGTTGAAAGGAGGGGGTACTGGGACCTGCCCTGCCCACTTTCCAGGAAGGGGTCAAAGGGTATTTTTGGCAGGACACACTTTGTGAGGTACAGACTGTCTCATCCTACAGAGGAAATTGGCACAGGGGAACTTTGTAATTGGTTCCATGTCTGAGAACTTGTGGCTAGCTGGGACTAGAATCCTAGTTAGTGTTGTGTCCACGTGACCCTGATAACAACAATATACACATATTGAGCACTTCCTGTGTTCTAAGAGCTCTGCATACACTAACTTATCTGGTCCTAATGATATATGAGTTCTATTGCCCCGTGTCACAGACAGGGAAACTAAAGCACAGCAAGTCTCACAGGTTAGATGGTTAGTCAGtagcagagctggggtttcaATCTGGGCAGCGAGGCTCAGGGTCTAAGCACATGACCATCAGATTGGCTTGTCTGATAGAAGCAGCCAGGAAAACCAGGGGCCCAGCTCAGCTGGCAGGCAGGCTTTGCTGCAGGATACCTAGATTGGAGGGCAGACATTTCAAagaatcatttcaaaatgttatgCACATTTTAAGCCCATCCTTCTCCAGCAAACCCCTCCCCTATTCCTCCAGCCAGGGTGATCTTGCCCTTGGCTCTGAACCAGCCCTGTGGCAGGCAAGGATGGATGTGGCTGGAGACCCAAGGTCGGGGCAGGGCATTTGCTGGCTGGAAAGCTCCTTCCCTGTtccctcctttttcccttccGCCCTCCCCTTATGCTTTCCTGCTGCCTGTGTGAGTTGAGAGTGGGTTTGCATTGCTTGCCCTGAACACCAGACTTGAAAGTAATGAGCACACCTCATTCTTCTCCCCACCTTCCCTTCTCCTCAGCCTGACTCTCTGTCATGATTTATTGCAAACTCCCACCAAATCCAGGGGATTCCTCTAGGCCTCTGCCCTTTTTACTGCTTCCAAGAAGGTTGGAGACATGCCTCCTGCTGCCTGTGGTGTATTAGGAAAGGGTGGATGGCCCTGTGCATGGCCAGGGcccaggaggaggtgggaggagaaggaAATATCTGTCTAGCCCTCACAGGTGACTTTTTTCCCAGGTCATTGGGCTCCTGGATGTCttcaccccagcctcctccctgcgCAACTTCCATGACTTGTGAGTCGGGCTGCACTGGGTTCTGGGGCATTTGCAGGCCTTACTTGCTGCCGGAGAGCAAGGTGGGGAGGGTCCAGGGTTTCTGttctgggtgtggtggggagAAACTCCTTCCCTGGCAGTCCAGTGCCTTTGCCTGTCAAGGGTGATTCTCTCTGGAAAGATGCTTTTGGccaaaggcaggcaggaagaggcaggaaggactCTGTGGGGTGCTTGCCTGGCAGGGGGAGGTCTGCACAGCTGCTTTGTTTTTTACCCAGTTTTAACACCATGAAGACACATCTGCCAGTCCTCACAGGGTTAGCACCAGCTCACCTTTCCTGGGGACACAGATGTGAGTCTGGACCTTGGAACTCTTTCTAGCACGAAGCAAGGATTAAGAAGCCTTGGCTGCCTCTGGCTGATGGGGGTGTTTCATAGAATGGCAGAGAACCAGAACATTTAGTTGCAAAATGTATAGCTTTGCCCGTGCAGTGTCTGAATGAGACTGGACTATGTGGACAAGATGGAGAAGTCAGTGTGGTGTGTAGAGGCCAGCAGCTGGCTTGGTCAAGCTGAATCTGGATTGATCCTACAGGCAGCCTCAAGACCTGGGGATTTGAGCAGGGAGGTGATCTGTTCAGATGGGATTTGGGGGATGCACTCTGGCAGCACCAAGAAAGGAGTAGGAAGCAGCTCTGGGGCAGAGGGGAGAGCCTGAAGGTCAGTGTTAGTGATCTAAAGTAGAGGTGATGGGATGCCAAGAGCAGACTTGAGGCCGCATTTGGGAGGCAGGGCCAACACAATGTTCCGTctgttggggtgcagtggctaagTGAGGTGGCAGAGGTAGGGGGATGTGCAGGTTCTGCTTGGAATACAAGGTGGAGGAAGAGCAGATCTTGGGGGAAAGATAATGAACTCCATTTTGGACACTTTACTTTTAAAGAGACTGTGAACATTCCAATGTTTAATCACAGTTGCAAATAAATATGAACCTCAGCAGAGGAAAGTCTGGGCTAGGGATGTGGATTTGTGCTGGAATAATCACCGATGGATTATAGCTGACACCTGGGAACAGATAGTTATAGAATGCGGTAAGATAGTATTGATTCAGATATCAACATGAAAGAGAAGATCCGAGAGGATAAGCAGATGGAAGAAGCTGAGAGGGCCTGATCGGAGGCAGAGGAGAGTCAGCAAAGAATTGAGagggagtttctttctttttttcttttttttgagatggagtctagggctctgttgcccaggctggagtgcagtggcgtgatctcggctcactgtaagctctgcctctcaggttcatgccattctcctgcctcagcctcccgagtagctgggactatgagtagctgggactacaggcacctgccaccacgcccggctaattttttgtatttttagtagagatggggtttcaccgtgttagccaggatggtcttgatctcctgaccttgtgatcctcctgcctcggcctcccaaagtgctgggattacaggcgtgaggcaccgcgcccggccaggagtttcagacttgGTGAAAAGTTAGGTCAGAAGAAAAGGGAGTCATGGTGTGTTTGTTGGGTGTTCACTGGTGATCTTGAGCTGAGCAGTCTGGCAGTAGGAGGGAAGCAGAAACCAGGTTATCTCAAGACTGGGAGTTAAGGCAGTGGAATCCAGGAATGTGGACCGCCCTTTCTAGAAGTTtggtggtgagagagggagaaggggtggTCAGTTGAAGGCGCAAAATCAAGGGAATGTGGTTCTAGCACAGAGAGGCTTCAGGAAGATTGTCGCCAAGATGAAAAAAACCAGTGCCCGAGTGGAGGGGAAAGACAGGAGGGGACTGGGCATGGAGAGGGCCCCGAGGGAGGTGTGTGGTCAGGCAGGAGAGGGCTGCCAAAATCCAGAGTCTCCTGGAGATGCCTCCAGCATGtcctttcaaaaatatatatatattttataatttttaaggtaatatttatttacaaatttttaaaaattatattctagagatagggctgtgttgcccagactggagtgcagtagcacaaacaCAGTTCAACCtgtaggctcaagccatcctcccgcctcagacccccaagtaggtgggactacagatgcatgccaccatgtccagctttttgttttgtttttaaatttttatagagatggtgtctcactatgttactcatcctgatctcgaaatcctgacctcaagtgatcctcccacctcagcctcttgagtagctgagactaaaggtgcatgccaccacacctggctattttttttttttttttcctgaaagatggagtccaggccaggcgcggtggctcacgcctgtaatcccagcactttgggaagccaaggcaggcagatcacctgaggtcaggagtttgagaccagcctgtccaacatgacaaaacctcgtctctactaagaatacaaaaattagctgggcattctggcacgcacctgtagttgtagctactcagggaagctgagacaggagaatcgcttgaacctgggaggcggaggttgcagtgagccgagattgcaccactgcactctagcctgggcgacagagcgagactccatcagaaagaaagagagagagagggagcgagggagggagggaagaaggaaggaagggagggagggagggagggagggaggaaggaaggaaggaaggaaggaaggaaggaaggaaggaaggaaggaaggaaggaaggaaggaaggaaggaaggaagggagggagggagggaaaagatggggtccctatgttgctcaggctggtctcaaactcttcgcCTCAAGCGATTGtccagcctccgtctcccaaagcactgggattggaGGTATGAGCTATGCCCCCTGgcctattttataatttttattattttttgtctttgtccTGGACTTTGCTGTTGCTACAACAGTTACATTTTGCTGGCCTTATCCTGTTGTGCAATTCCCTAAGAGGCTGCAGTAGCCTCCCCATGTCCCCCTTCCACCCTCCTGGAAACTGTTGTATTGTTTCCTTCTTGGAAAGGTGGACATATTATTTGTGGAGCCATCTCAGCTGGGCATGACCCTCTGAGGGATAAAATATTTGGACAGAAGCCAAAGGAAATACTGGCAGATGTTTCTAACTCCTAGCTGTGGCTTTCCCTGGGGTGTGGAGGAGGGCAAGGAGAGAGTACCTTTGAAGAGTGGGaacacagttccatgtggctttCCTGAGCACGCTCCGACTGCAGCGCTTACTCTGAGCTCTGCCAGCTGGGCGGCCTGCCACAGGAAGGCTGGGAGCCAGGAGCCCAGAGGCCTGTGTGGTGATCTGGCTGGCTGAGGTGGGGTTGGTTTTTGCACACTGGAGGGTGTCTCTATGACCCCTGTTCTGCCCTGAGGCCCCTCCTCTGAGCACAGACCTGGGGCTGGGTGGGACCCAGCACTGTCCCAAGAAGCCCTCATGCCTTCCAGCTACCTGGTGATGCCCTTCATGCAGACGGATCTGCAGAAGATCATGGGGATGGAGTTCAGTGAGGAGAAGATCCAGTACCTGGTGTATCAGATGCTCAAAGGCCTTAAGGTGGGTGGGGAGTTGGAGGGTGGCAGAAGGGGTGCCTTGCTGTCGAGACCTGAGGTTTGGGGGAGGCTGGAGGGAGCACACTGTTACAGGTCGGAGGAGGTTTCTGAGCCAGCCTGAAGTGCCTGGTGTGGAAACTGGGCCATGGACTCACCCTTCTCTCTCCCACACACAGTACATCCACTCGGCTGGGGTCGTGCACAGGGTGAGTGCTTTCTCTGCCATGGTCTTCAGAGGCCCCTGTCCCATCCCTGGGTGTGGGGTTCTTTGGTAATCAAGGAATGGGAAAGGTGGAGGGAGAGGACACTTCCCAGAAGCCCAGAATGTGGAGTTTTCAGACCCAGCCACGGCCCAGGAAGGCCTGCTCCACAGAGTCGCTGTGTCCCAGGGGACTTCATGGGGAATTGCTGCGGACAAAGTGAGCCCTGAGCTGAGTGTTTTAGGCTTCAAGAATCAGGAACATTTTAGAGCTGGATGGGCCCCGAGAGAACACCTAGTCCCaccctcattttacacatgaggaaactgaggcccagaaggggAAGGGGCCTGGCTGAGGTCACACCCCTGGGTGGTGGTGGAGCTAGGACAAGCTCCATCTCTGCCTCAGCCTAGCATGCACTCCCTGTCCTCTCCCCAGGACCTGAAGCCAGGCAACCTAGCTGTGAACGAGGACTGTGAACTGAAGGTGAGTGGGCTGCAGGCTCAGCCCAGAGGCGGGATGGGCCCTCCCCCAGGGAAGCCCCTGGAAGCCGCTCCCAGAGCCTCCTCCTCTCAGCAAGTTCCTTTTCCATTTATCCCGAGCCATAGATCCTGGATTTTGGGCTGGCGCGGCATGCAGATGCCGAGATGACTGGCTACGTGGTGACCCGCTGGTACCGGGCCCCCGAGGTGATCCTCAGCTGGATGCACTACAACCAGACAGGTCAGTGGTCAGCGCCTGAGAGGGCAGTCCTGGGGCCATCTGGTCACTCGGTGCTGATTGACTGCCAGGCCCCAGTCAGACAGTCCAGGTGACACTCCCCCTCCCTCTGCAGTGGACATCTGGTCTGTGGGCTGTATCATGGCAGAGATGCTGACAGGGAAAACTCTGTTCAAGGGGAaagattgtatcctttgctggaAAAGCCAAATTCCATCTAGGGATTCCTTCCTTCAACAGACACTTTACTTAAacaactgtcttttttttcttaatgtgagAGTGATGTATACTCCCTGTAAAACAATTTGTAAATGCAGAtaaggctggatgcggtggttcacgcctgtaatcccagcactttgggaggccaaggtgggaggatcatttgagcccaggagtttgagaccggagGTGGCAAtagggtgagaccccatctctaaaaaattttttaacattagccagacatgggccgggtgcggtggctcacgcctgtaatctcagcactttgggaggccaaggcgggcagatcatctgaggttaggagttcaagaccagcctggccaacgtggtcaaatcccagctactcgggaggccgaggcaggagaattgcttgaatccaggaggtggaggttgcagtgagcccagattatgccactgcactccagcctgggtgacagagtagaccctgtctcaaaaaaaaaaaaaaaaatatatatatatatatagatagatagatagatagatagatagatagataagcaaaatgatgaaaaatgGGTCACCTATAATTCTACCACCACGTGGAAAATACATTTTGGCACCGCACACATTAACTGAGTGACTGTGTGTGCAGGACAGGCCTTTGGTgagaagatgaggaaacagaaaagagtgACTTggatgaaggctgagaagtccacaTGTATTTGTCCAGTAGGGAACCCCCTCAGCCTGGCATGTTGGAAAGCTCTCCAGAGCCCTGAGCCCTGAAGAATGAGCCTCTCCTGAGAGCAGGAGGTGGTTAGGCAGGGCTGGAGCCTGGACAATCAGTTGCCACGGTGCCCAGGTGAAGTGATGGTGGGGTCGTGGGAAGGGCAGTCTCAGACCCACCAGGAGAGCAAGGCTAAGCCTTAACCTGCCACCAAGACCTGGACCAGCTGACCCAGATCCTGAAAGTGACCGGGGTGCCAGGCACGGAGTTTGTGCAGAAGCTGAACGACAAAGCGGTGGGTGGTAAATGGGACCTAGCCTGGCCTGGGAGTGTGCTTGACTGACTGGGCCCAGTGGGCTGGAGGCTCACCCGCACCTTCCCGCAGCATCCTCCTACCCTGGCAAGCGCTCTTGTCTTCACCTCACCGTGGACCCGGACCTGAGCCTTCAGCCCTGCTCTGAGGCTTTTCTGAAATCCCTGCTCTACATGCTGAGGCCAGAGCCCTAAGGGGTTTGATGCTTTTCTGTCTTCCAGGCCAAATCCTACATCCAGTCCCTGCCACAGACCCCCAAGAAGGATTTCACTCAGCTCTTCCCGCGGGCCAGCCCCCAGGGTGAGTCTCATAGCTCGCTCCCCAGGGGCCTCTCAGTGCATCCCCAAGGGCGGGCTCTCCCGCCCCGGTGTGAGGCTCatggctctgcccctgcagccgTGGACCTGCTGGAGAAGATGCTGGAGCTAGATGTGGACAAGCGCCTGACAGCCGCGCAGGCCCTCACCCATCCCTTCTTTGAACCCTTCCGGGACCCTGAGGAAGAGACGGAGGCCCAACAGCCATTTGATGATTCCTTAGAACACGAGAAACTCACAGTGGATGAATGGAAGCGTAAGAGCTGGGGCCTCGGGCTTCCTCGCCTCCACCTGCAGCCTCTCTTCCTTGCTTCCTCCATCTTTATGCCTGGCCTCTGCCAGCCCTACCTGCCACCTAAGGCTCCTGCCCCCTCCTTCTTGGTGGGCATTGTCTCCTAGGTGCTTCTTTCTCCTTGAGCTGACTTCGCCCtccatgctctctctgaaggGAGGTGGACTTTCTCGCCTCAGCACCTCCTTACCCACCTTAAACCATGCTGCCTTTCTCAGAGCACATCTACAAGGAGATTGTGAACTTCAGCCCCATTGCCCGGAAGGACTCGCGGCGCCGGAGTGGCATGAAACTGTAGGGACTCATCTCACATGGCACCGCTGGCCAGACACTGCCCAAGGACCAGTATTTATTTGTCACTACCAAACTCAGCCCTTCTTGGAATACAGCCTTTCAAGCAGAGGACAGAAGGGTCCTTCTCCTTATGTGGGGAATGGGCCTAGTAGATGCAGAGTTCAAAGATGTTGGTTGGGAGAAACTAGCTCTGATCCTAATGGGCCATGTTAAACTGCCCATCTGGAGAACTGCCTGCAGGTGGGGACCTTTCCTTCCCACTGGAGTGGGGCTGAGAGGGCGCTGAGCCAGGCCAGGGGCCTATGGCAGTGATGCTGCATTGGTTTCCTAGGGATGCTCTAACGAATTACCACAAATTGAGTAGCTTGAAACAGCAGAACTTGAttccctcacagttctggaggctggaaatctggGATggaggtgttggcagggctgtggtCCCTTTGAAGGCTCTGGGTAAGAATCCTTCCTTGGTTCTTTTTAGCTCGTGGTGGCAGTGGGCAGTCCGTGGCATTCCCCGGCTTAgtgctgcatcactccagtctctgtcttttcCGTTCTCTCCTCTTTTAACaacagtcattggatttagggcccaccctaatcctgTATGATCTTATCTTGATCCTTATTAATTACACCTGCAAatactctatttccaaataaagtcatattctTAGGTTCCAGGTGAACATGAATTCCAGGGGGAAATGATTCAACTCACTACAGATAGCTGGGAGGGAGGGGCCCCTTCCTGGGCCCTGTGCTGAGGCCTTGTGCTCTGTGAAGGAACCAAATGTGTTTGGCTGCTAAATTAAGGGAGTTGCGGAGAGAGCTGCAGCTGGTGCGATTGCATTCAGGTTATTTTGGGTGAGTGATAAGCAATCAAGATATGAAACAACAGCAGGCTTGGAGACTGCGAGCTGCACAGGCAGAAATGGGCTCTTGCTTGGCTTGATGGCAAACCGTTCTGCTCCCTTTGGGAGATGGCACAGCTCTCCAGAGCTTTGACCTGACAGTGGCTAGAACctctgtttttatctgagaaacGAATTTCCATGTGCACAAGCTATCAGGGGCACAGTGGGTCTCAAATTTCCTTGTGCACCAGGGGaattgttaaaatgcagattcctgggccccatccCAGGGCTTGTGACTCAGCAGGTCTGGAGTTGAGACCTTAGAATGTGCATTTGAATGAGGACCTCTCGCCCTGACCCAAGCCTAGTGATTCTGATGGATATCAGACATTTAGTGGATTTCAGTCATACTTGATTTGTTGGGAGGCCTAAATCAACCTACAGCAGAAGACTGGGGGGCTTCAGATGGAGCTTCACACTCATCTTACAGGTGttaaaactgaggctcagacaactttttgtttgtttgcttgtttgagacagggtctggctctgtcacccaggctggagtgcagtggcacaattacagcttactgcaacctcaacctcttgggctcaagccatcctcccacctcagcttcctaagtagctgggactacaggtatatgccacccaGGTGCACCAGGACTACAGGtggctaattaaaacatttttttcttttttgtataggcagggtttctctatgttgcccaggctggtcttgaacttctggattcaagtgatcctcccattttggcctcccaaagtgctgggattataggcatgagccaccctgcaaGCCcagacagcatttttttttttttttgagagggagtctcgctctgtcgcccaggctggggtgcagtggccggatctcagctcactgcaagctccgcctcccgggtttacgccattctcctgcctcagcctcccgagtagctgggactataggcgcccgccacctcgcccggctagttgttttttgtattttttagtagagatggggtttcaccttgttagccaggatggtctcgatctcctgaccttgtgatccgcccgtctcggcctcccaaagtgctgggattacaggcttgagccaccgcacccggcccagacaGCATTTTTAAGGCCTTGAAACtcttctgtatgatactgtaatggtggatacatatTGTGCATTTGTTACAATCTGTAGGACTGGATAACACAGAGTGAACCCTCAagtaaactatggacttcagttaataataatgtatcagtattGGTTCATAAATTGTAACAATTGtgccacactaatgcaagatgttactCATCAGGAAAACTGGGGAGAGAGGCGGGAAGTACATGGGAACCTCTGTACTTTCTGccaacctaaaactgctctaaaaaataaacaacagggCCAGgggcagtagctcacgcctgtactcccagcactttgggaggctgaggcgggcggatcacttgaggtcatgagttcaagaccagcctggccaacatggtgaaaccccatctctactaaaaatacaaaaattagctgggtgtagtggtgcatgcctgtaatcccagctactcgggaggctgaggcagaattgcttgaacctgggaggtggaggttgcagtgagctgagattgcaccactgcactccagcctgggtgacagagtgagactccatctcaaaacacaaaaaacaaataccctGAGGCCACAGAGACATTAGGTCAGATACCCACAGCTGGGAAGTGGTGGAGTCAGGATTGGAACCCAAGTAGGCTtgaccactgcgcccagcttgaATTCAGGGTTGCCCAGCCTTCTGTCTTCTCGCCGGTCTCTCTGAGACCCTTACTGCTGACTGTGTCCATGgtctctgttttctctcccaCAGAAAGGCCCTGCTGTCAAGGAGTTGGGGAGTCCTTGACTGGGACTGGCTAGTCTTGCCACAGCCCTGGCCTCGCTGGTTACTAAACTGCCCCAGGTTCCCTGAGTCTAGATCCCTCTAAGTCTCCTTCTGAGAGTCCTCACTGCCCCAAGGAAAAAGTCCAGCCTTCTTGGCCTGGCATTCAAAACCTCTTGTGTTTTGAATCTCATCAGCTCCCACTGCCTCCCCTGGTCCTTATGTCAGTGTGAGACACCAGTCCTGGGAGCCACCATAAGGTTCATTCTGCATCATTCACAGGTTAAAAGTCCTGACAAGTGCTGCAGTACACAGAACTGTTCAACTCATTTAATCCAGAACTTCCCAAATTTACTTAACCGCAGGACCCGTTTTCTCCCAACAGCATGACACTCATAGCCTTTTTCTGCCCAGTGCAGCCCAGTGCACAGGTCCCGATACTGCCTCTCCCCAAGTAGGCTTGGCCTTCTTTTAGTGCCCGTGGGTGGAAGGCCCTCCATTCTCCTCTCCATTCTCTTTGGCCTTCAAGGCTTTGCCTTAGGCCTCCCTCCAGGCAGCTGTGGTCCATCATCCCCCCTGGGCTGCAGGCCCCCTCTGTGGGCAGCATTTACAGTGTGTGGTTTGGCCTCCCCTTCCCGTTGCCCACTGTAAGCAAATATctgtgtgtgaatgaatgaatgatgactGAATGATGTCCCCAGGGGCCTGTCGGTCACTTCTTTGCCCCGACCAGGCCAATGTCATATGGAAGGTGGCAGAGAGCACAGCAGGAAGCAGAAGTGGGCGACCCTGGGCTGTACCTTTGAGAATCTCTATTCTCTCAGACTCCCAGACCGCACTCCTCCCCATCATCCTTTGCTGTCCCCCTAGGCTGTCCCCACTCCGGAATTAAAC belongs to Macaca thibetana thibetana isolate TM-01 chromosome 4, ASM2454274v1, whole genome shotgun sequence and includes:
- the MAPK13 gene encoding mitogen-activated protein kinase 13, with translation MSLIRKKGFYKQDVNKTAWELPKTYVSPTHVGSGAYGAVCSAIDKRSGEKVAIKKLSRPFQSEIFAKRAYRELLLMKHMQHENVIGLLDVFTPASSLRNFHDFYLVMPFMQTDLQKIMGMEFSEEKIQYLVYQMLKGLKYIHSAGVVHRDLKPGNLAVNEDCELKILDFGLARHADAEMTGYVVTRWYRAPEVILSWMHYNQTVDIWSVGCIMAEMLTGKTLFKGKDYLDQLTQILKVTGVPGTEFVQKLNDKAAKSYIQSLPQTPKKDFTQLFPRASPQAVDLLEKMLELDVDKRLTAAQALTHPFFEPFRDPEEETEAQQPFDDSLEHEKLTVDEWKQHIYKEIVNFSPIARKDSRRRSGMKL